In the Malus domestica chromosome 16, GDT2T_hap1 genome, one interval contains:
- the LOC114822006 gene encoding agamous-like MADS-box protein AP1, which produces MGRGRVQLKRIENKINRQVTFSKRRTGLLKKAHEISVLCDAQVALIVFSNKGKLFEYATDSCMEQILERYERYSYAERQLVEPDFESQGNWTFEYSRLKAKAEVLQRNHRHYLGEDLDSLTLKEIQNLEQQLDTALKQIRLRKNQLMNESISELQRKRKAIQEENNLLAKKIKEKEKAAAQPQVQNWEQQNHGLDLLPQPLPCLNNGGTQQDEFLQVRRNQLDLTLEPLYECHLGCFAA; this is translated from the exons ATGGGGAGAGGTAGAGTTCAGCTTAAGCGCATAGAGAACAAGATCAACAGGCAGGTGACTTTTTCCAAAAGAAGAACTGGGCTGCTGAAGAAGGCTCATGAGATCTCTGTCTTGTGTGATGCTCAGGTTGCTTTGATTGTCTTCTCCAACAAGGGCAAGCTCTTTGAGTACGCCACAGATTCATG CATGGAGCAAATCCTCGAACGCTATGAAAGATACTCTTACGCCGAAAGACAGCTAGTCGAACCAGATTTTGAGTCACAG GGTAACTGGACCTTTGAATATTCCAGACTAAAGGCTAAGGCTGAGGTTTTGCAAAGAAACCATAGGCACTATTTGGGAGAAGACCTGGATTCCTTGACTCTCAAGGAAATCCAAAATTTGGAGCAACAGCTTGACACCGCTCTTAAACAAATTCGATTAAGAAAA AACCAACTCATGAATGAATCCATCTCTGAGCTTCAGAGAAAG AGAAAGGCGATACAGGAGGAAAATAACTTGCTAGCAAAGAAG ataaaggagaaggagaaggctGCAGCTCAGCCCCAGGTTCAAAACTGGGAGCAGCAGAACCATGGCCTTGACCTGCTTCCACAGCCACTTCCATGTCTAAACAATGG GGGGACGCAGCAAGATGAATTCCTTCAAGTGAGGAGGAACCAGCTGGACCTGACTCTGGAACCATTATATGAATGCCATCTCGGATGCTTTGCTGCTTGA